One part of the Magallana gigas chromosome 5, xbMagGiga1.1, whole genome shotgun sequence genome encodes these proteins:
- the LOC105326847 gene encoding uncharacterized protein isoform X1: protein MSYFGWLTLFVLWYYVDRVFSFPVNDIQMESNTMSHSAITLEAVYKTTATFLDRMQLVSDTEQSPEIKVKNYFGTDQESQQQFTNIIQELSGYEGNVRRDHGYESFYHVSGEQIQMAHFFIRSLRSKVKDLSSNTAIVKSNISLIREQVATLMYVIQEFYSNTNWIELHGLTIYEDFGQDGITLVGIADFKDKTCINCKYVNGIEHCENNTIGTKLTSGYRSGQNVGKPKGGPNDIISGKCSHGTPDDTSRNIIATGGIYKGRSNRKEAPHSYLHSAAAKAAVKATEYYLIDQNRGLLELIGPEVFRDIFGIRSREEIVKTSLTFVIDVTGSMGDDIENVRIATKKIVNEAKDSQFVPEKYILVTFSDPASLTMGRNTTDFKTMLTWLDDIRVAGGDDCPEYAMSGILKGIEMSNNNSKIYFITDADAKDAHLENEVTNGLKAKNLELIMILTGKCPGRRKRDGTGKNYGSTIFQHEVGLLFHRVKRSSINVFESIAAETGGKVYVTSTSEVEAIVEKEIKETFPSSNVFVTLFVMPRNSTHNSTISIPVDDYINTLKIMVEPVTSLDKFVFYYPNGTVVSFSSPNEERELLGNILRISVRNPEPGQWTLRKMETSAWNINVTAHSALDFSTSVLETSSVGNSYQLSGNPIKGNNYSVVVDIQNLNPNSTCLSVVLMDDSGNEITEIFVTRVQLMGIARYIGDFVPYNKSSYVQIRGEDDQGNPFLRTRSLSIIPVSVQLRISPHLGDLRLNETSNISFSLTNTGESLIVFVITISDGNTDLKIQQDSLYGGDVYSDVVEVIPNSLQTITLHFSVTLENYTGIIQAEKRRYSVMDTRTADCTVTEHPQMCPTESRNTENCTSYNWTGSVEVSSATIRDSLIRVSTDEVILDHINLTESNFSVPILIRGHCCIQNVMITIIDKDGFFDQCNLVVSEHPLTVVQYPTTTERQTTFEETTFAEETTTVIETTAAEETTTVIETTAAEETTPVAETTTLEQVTVYVTSIEKRTLTGLDKEAITDEGNSKVIGMSVGFSVLGLTLVALIIFAVYTMKSRSNNIIPVVLSNYRTLKREDDINMGVNEILSKYHDIHNGEQVTQEFEVADCQGSETKEKIDVVNTITTDCTKEESKTNDNQARTADSSDHKAEKDTGRDDEKLTSNKSLNETIIEAKSVSESLAQEHTGIPKQDAIQGSVSSIGQKESSNTNLNVCSDFSILNSGEEHDMKNQKSPPENGSSSNNISVRTSQVLQNKEGTEVISEERSREETD, encoded by the exons ATGTCGTATTTTGGGTGGTTGACTTTGTTTGTTCTTTGGTATTATGTAGACCGTGTTTTCAGTTTTCCGGTAAATGATATACAAATGGAATCTAACACTATGTCACACAGTGCTATTACCTTGGAAGCCGTTTATAAAACAACTGCAACGTTTCTGGACAGAATGCAGCTCGTCAGTGATACAGAACAATCACCTGAAATTAAAGTAAAGAACTATTTTGGAACAG atcAGGAATCCCAAcaacaatttacaaatataattcAAGAACTAAGTGGATATGAAGGCAATGTTCGAAGAGACCATGGATATGAATCCTTTTATCACGTCAGTGGAGAGCAAATACAAATGG CTCACTTCTTTATTAGGAGTTTAAGAAGTAAGGTAAAGGATCTCTCGAGCAATACAGCGATAGTAAAATCCAATATATCGTTAATTCGAGAACAAGTTGCAACACTTATGTATGTTATACAGGAATTCTACAGCAATACCAACTGGATCGAACTCCATGGCTTGACTATCTACGAAGATTTTG GACAAGATGGCATAACATTGGTTGGAATTGCAGATTTCAAGGACAAAACTTGTATTAACTGTAAATATGTGAATGG AATAGAACATTGCGAAAACAATACTATTGGTACAAAATTGACCAGTGGCTATAGATCGGGACAAAATGTGGGAAAACCAA aaGGTGGTCCCAATGATATTATAAGTGGTAAATGCAGTCACGGAACACCAGATGATACCAGTAGGAATATTATAGCTACCGGTGGTATTTATAAAGGAAGATCCAACCGAAAAGAGGCTCCTCACAGCTATCTCCACAGTGCAGCAGCGAAAGCAGCGGTTAAGGCAACGGAATACTATCTAATTgatcaaa atcgaGGACTTCTTGAGCTTATCGGTCCAGAAGTTTTCCGAGATATTTTTGGCATTCGTTCAAGAGAGGAAATAGTGAAAACGTCACTTACTTTCGTCATTGATGTCACTGGCTCCATGGGCGACGACATTGAAAATGTACGAATTGCCACTAAGAAAATAGTAAATGAGGCCAAAGACTCGCAATTTGTAccagaaaaatacattttggtTACATTCTCAGACCCAg CTAGTTTGACAATGGGGAGAAACACGACTGATTTCAAAACCATGTTAACATGGCTGGATGATATTAGGGTGGCTGGAGGGGATGATTGTCCGGAATATGCCATGTCGGGAATATTAAAAG GCATAGAAATGTCCAACAACAATTCCAAAATTTACTTCATTACTGATGCAGACGCAAAGGACGCTCATCTAGAAAATGAGGTAACAAACGGACTAAAGGCAAAAAATCTGGAACTCATAATGATACTTACTGGTAAATGTCCTGGAAGAAGAAAAAGAGACGGTACTG GAAAAAATTATGGttctacaatttttcaacatgaaGTTGGTCTATTGTTTCATCGAGTGAAAAGATCAAGTATAAATGTGTTTGAGTCAATCGCAGCAGAAACAGGCGGGAAAGTCTATGTTACCAGCACTTCAGAAGTTGAGGCAATAGTGGAAAAAGAGATTAAG GAAACATTTCCTTCTTCCAACGTTTTTGTTACACTGTTTGTGATGCCTAGGAACTCCACCCACAATTCAACAATTTCTATTCCGGTAGACGATTATATCAATACGCTCAAGATCATGGTTGAACCCGTAACGTCGTTGGACAAGTTTGTTTTCTATTATCCAAACG GCACAGTAGTTTCCTTTTCATCACCAAATGAAGAAAGAGAACTTTTGGGCAATATTCTAAGAATATCGGTTAGG AACCCAGAACCGGGGCAGTGGACTCTTCGGAAAATGGAAACGAGCGCATGGAATATAAACGTCACAGCTCATAGTGCATTGGATTTCTCAACAAGTGTTTTAGAAACTAGCTCCGTAGGCAATTCCTATCAGCTATCAGGAAACCCGATTAAGg GTAATAATTACTCTGTTGTTGTTGATATCCAAAATTTGAATCCAAATTCCACATGTTTAAGCGTAGTTCTCATGGATGACAGCGGAAATGAAATAACTGAAATTTTTGTCACCAGAGTGCAATTAATGGGAATTGCTCGATATATCGGAGATTTCGTTCCATATAATAAG TCAAGTTATGTGCAAATACGAGGAGAAGATGATCAAGGAAACCCATTCTTACGGACAAGATCTTTATCCATTATTCCCGTATCAGTTCAACTTCGAATATCTCCTCATCTTG gaGACTTGCGACTTAATGAGACAAGTAACATATCTTTCTCCTTAACAAACACTGGAGAAAGCCTAATTGTTTTTGTCATCACGATTTCGGATGGCAATACTGACCTCAAAATACAGCAAGATAGTTTATATGGCGGCGATGTTTATAGTGATGTAGTAGAAGTAATCCCAAACTCTTTACAAACTAT AACTTTACATTTTTCGGTAACTCTAGAAAACTATACTGGTATCATTCAAGCAGAGAAAAGGCGATATTCT GTTATGGACACAAGAACTGCAGATTGCACAGTGACTGAACACCCACAAATGTGTCCTACAGAGTCGCGAAATACAGAAAACTGTACCTCCTATAACTGGACGGGCTCAGTCGAAGTTTCTTCTGCAACCATCAGGGATTCGCTCATCAGAGTATCTACCGACGAAGTTATTCTAGATCACATTAATTTAACGGAGTCAAACTTCTCTGTACCGATATTAATAAG aggGCATTGTTGTATTCAAAATGTTATGATAACCATTATAGACAAGGACGGGTTTTTCGATCAATGCAATTTGGTTGTCTCTGAGCACCCTCTAACTGTTGTCCAATATCCAACGACTACAGAAAGGCAAACAACATTTGAAGAAACCACATTCGCTGAAGAAACAACTACTGTTATAGAGACCACAGCAGCTGAAGAAACAACAACTGTTATAGAGACCACAGCAGCTGAAGAAACAACACCTGTTGCAGAAACCACAACATTGGAACAAGTAACAGTCTATGTAACGTCGATAGAAAAACGCACATTAACAGGACTTGATAAAGAG GCGATTACCGACGAAGGGAATTCAAAAGTAATAGGAATGTCGGTAGGCTTTAGTGTCCTCGGATTGACTCTTGTAGCACTAATCATATTTGCAGTCTATACTATGAAATCACGATCCAACAACATAATACCTGTTGTATTATCAAACTATCGCACTCTTAAAAGGGAAGATGACATAAATATGGGGGTCAACGAAATCCTGTCTAAATATCACGACATACATAACGGAGAACAAGTCACACAAGAATTTGAAGTCGCAGATTGTCAAGGAAGTGAAACAAAAGAGAAAATTGATGTGGTCAATACCATTACCACTGATTGCACAAAAGAAGAATCGAAAACGAATGATAACCAAGCCCGTACTGCAGATTCTTCAGATCATAAAGCAGAAAAGGACACTGGCAGGGACGACGAAAAGTTGACATCAAACAAGTCGCTCAACGAAACAATCATTGAAGCAAAATCAGTGTCGGAATCCTTGGCACAGGAACACACAGGCATCCCCAAACAGGACGCCATTCAGGGGTCAGTCAGCAGCATTGGTCAAAAGGAAAGCTCTAACACTAATCTGAATGTTTGTTCGGATTTTTCAATTCTAAATTCAGGTGAAGAACACgatatgaaaaatcagaaatCTCCACCTGAGAATGGCAGCTCATCAAACAATATAAGTGTCCGAACTTCTCAAGTTCTTCAAAACAAAGAGGGGACTGAGGTTATATCCGAAGAACGCAGCAGAGAAGAAACTGATTAA
- the LOC105326847 gene encoding uncharacterized protein isoform X2 — protein sequence MSYFGWLTLFVLWYYVDRVFSFPVNDIQMESNTMSHSAITLEAVYKTTATFLDRMQLVSDTEQSPEIKVKNYFGTDQESQQQFTNIIQELSGYEGNVRRDHGYESFYHVSGEQIQMAHFFIRSLRSKVKDLSSNTAIVKSNISLIREQVATLMYVIQEFYSNTNWIELHGLTIYEDFGQDGITLVGIADFKDKTCINCKYVNGIEHCENNTIGTKLTSGYRSGQNVGKPKGGPNDIISGKCSHGTPDDTSRNIIATGGIYKGRSNRKEAPHSYLHSAAAKAAVKATEYYLIDQNRGLLELIGPEVFRDIFGIRSREEIVKTSLTFVIDVTGSMGDDIENVRIATKKIVNEAKDSQFVPEKYILVTFSDPASLTMGRNTTDFKTMLTWLDDIRVAGGDDCPEYAMSGILKGIEMSNNNSKIYFITDADAKDAHLENEVTNGLKAKNLELIMILTGKCPGRRKRDGTGKNYGSTIFQHEVGLLFHRVKRSSINVFESIAAETGGKVYVTSTSEVEAIVEKEIKETFPSSNVFVTLFVMPRNSTHNSTISIPVDDYINTLKIMVEPVTSLDKFVFYYPNGTVVSFSSPNEERELLGNILRISNPEPGQWTLRKMETSAWNINVTAHSALDFSTSVLETSSVGNSYQLSGNPIKGNNYSVVVDIQNLNPNSTCLSVVLMDDSGNEITEIFVTRVQLMGIARYIGDFVPYNKSSYVQIRGEDDQGNPFLRTRSLSIIPVSVQLRISPHLGDLRLNETSNISFSLTNTGESLIVFVITISDGNTDLKIQQDSLYGGDVYSDVVEVIPNSLQTITLHFSVTLENYTGIIQAEKRRYSVMDTRTADCTVTEHPQMCPTESRNTENCTSYNWTGSVEVSSATIRDSLIRVSTDEVILDHINLTESNFSVPILIRGHCCIQNVMITIIDKDGFFDQCNLVVSEHPLTVVQYPTTTERQTTFEETTFAEETTTVIETTAAEETTTVIETTAAEETTPVAETTTLEQVTVYVTSIEKRTLTGLDKEAITDEGNSKVIGMSVGFSVLGLTLVALIIFAVYTMKSRSNNIIPVVLSNYRTLKREDDINMGVNEILSKYHDIHNGEQVTQEFEVADCQGSETKEKIDVVNTITTDCTKEESKTNDNQARTADSSDHKAEKDTGRDDEKLTSNKSLNETIIEAKSVSESLAQEHTGIPKQDAIQGSVSSIGQKESSNTNLNVCSDFSILNSGEEHDMKNQKSPPENGSSSNNISVRTSQVLQNKEGTEVISEERSREETD from the exons ATGTCGTATTTTGGGTGGTTGACTTTGTTTGTTCTTTGGTATTATGTAGACCGTGTTTTCAGTTTTCCGGTAAATGATATACAAATGGAATCTAACACTATGTCACACAGTGCTATTACCTTGGAAGCCGTTTATAAAACAACTGCAACGTTTCTGGACAGAATGCAGCTCGTCAGTGATACAGAACAATCACCTGAAATTAAAGTAAAGAACTATTTTGGAACAG atcAGGAATCCCAAcaacaatttacaaatataattcAAGAACTAAGTGGATATGAAGGCAATGTTCGAAGAGACCATGGATATGAATCCTTTTATCACGTCAGTGGAGAGCAAATACAAATGG CTCACTTCTTTATTAGGAGTTTAAGAAGTAAGGTAAAGGATCTCTCGAGCAATACAGCGATAGTAAAATCCAATATATCGTTAATTCGAGAACAAGTTGCAACACTTATGTATGTTATACAGGAATTCTACAGCAATACCAACTGGATCGAACTCCATGGCTTGACTATCTACGAAGATTTTG GACAAGATGGCATAACATTGGTTGGAATTGCAGATTTCAAGGACAAAACTTGTATTAACTGTAAATATGTGAATGG AATAGAACATTGCGAAAACAATACTATTGGTACAAAATTGACCAGTGGCTATAGATCGGGACAAAATGTGGGAAAACCAA aaGGTGGTCCCAATGATATTATAAGTGGTAAATGCAGTCACGGAACACCAGATGATACCAGTAGGAATATTATAGCTACCGGTGGTATTTATAAAGGAAGATCCAACCGAAAAGAGGCTCCTCACAGCTATCTCCACAGTGCAGCAGCGAAAGCAGCGGTTAAGGCAACGGAATACTATCTAATTgatcaaa atcgaGGACTTCTTGAGCTTATCGGTCCAGAAGTTTTCCGAGATATTTTTGGCATTCGTTCAAGAGAGGAAATAGTGAAAACGTCACTTACTTTCGTCATTGATGTCACTGGCTCCATGGGCGACGACATTGAAAATGTACGAATTGCCACTAAGAAAATAGTAAATGAGGCCAAAGACTCGCAATTTGTAccagaaaaatacattttggtTACATTCTCAGACCCAg CTAGTTTGACAATGGGGAGAAACACGACTGATTTCAAAACCATGTTAACATGGCTGGATGATATTAGGGTGGCTGGAGGGGATGATTGTCCGGAATATGCCATGTCGGGAATATTAAAAG GCATAGAAATGTCCAACAACAATTCCAAAATTTACTTCATTACTGATGCAGACGCAAAGGACGCTCATCTAGAAAATGAGGTAACAAACGGACTAAAGGCAAAAAATCTGGAACTCATAATGATACTTACTGGTAAATGTCCTGGAAGAAGAAAAAGAGACGGTACTG GAAAAAATTATGGttctacaatttttcaacatgaaGTTGGTCTATTGTTTCATCGAGTGAAAAGATCAAGTATAAATGTGTTTGAGTCAATCGCAGCAGAAACAGGCGGGAAAGTCTATGTTACCAGCACTTCAGAAGTTGAGGCAATAGTGGAAAAAGAGATTAAG GAAACATTTCCTTCTTCCAACGTTTTTGTTACACTGTTTGTGATGCCTAGGAACTCCACCCACAATTCAACAATTTCTATTCCGGTAGACGATTATATCAATACGCTCAAGATCATGGTTGAACCCGTAACGTCGTTGGACAAGTTTGTTTTCTATTATCCAAACG GCACAGTAGTTTCCTTTTCATCACCAAATGAAGAAAGAGAACTTTTGGGCAATATTCTAAGAATATCG AACCCAGAACCGGGGCAGTGGACTCTTCGGAAAATGGAAACGAGCGCATGGAATATAAACGTCACAGCTCATAGTGCATTGGATTTCTCAACAAGTGTTTTAGAAACTAGCTCCGTAGGCAATTCCTATCAGCTATCAGGAAACCCGATTAAGg GTAATAATTACTCTGTTGTTGTTGATATCCAAAATTTGAATCCAAATTCCACATGTTTAAGCGTAGTTCTCATGGATGACAGCGGAAATGAAATAACTGAAATTTTTGTCACCAGAGTGCAATTAATGGGAATTGCTCGATATATCGGAGATTTCGTTCCATATAATAAG TCAAGTTATGTGCAAATACGAGGAGAAGATGATCAAGGAAACCCATTCTTACGGACAAGATCTTTATCCATTATTCCCGTATCAGTTCAACTTCGAATATCTCCTCATCTTG gaGACTTGCGACTTAATGAGACAAGTAACATATCTTTCTCCTTAACAAACACTGGAGAAAGCCTAATTGTTTTTGTCATCACGATTTCGGATGGCAATACTGACCTCAAAATACAGCAAGATAGTTTATATGGCGGCGATGTTTATAGTGATGTAGTAGAAGTAATCCCAAACTCTTTACAAACTAT AACTTTACATTTTTCGGTAACTCTAGAAAACTATACTGGTATCATTCAAGCAGAGAAAAGGCGATATTCT GTTATGGACACAAGAACTGCAGATTGCACAGTGACTGAACACCCACAAATGTGTCCTACAGAGTCGCGAAATACAGAAAACTGTACCTCCTATAACTGGACGGGCTCAGTCGAAGTTTCTTCTGCAACCATCAGGGATTCGCTCATCAGAGTATCTACCGACGAAGTTATTCTAGATCACATTAATTTAACGGAGTCAAACTTCTCTGTACCGATATTAATAAG aggGCATTGTTGTATTCAAAATGTTATGATAACCATTATAGACAAGGACGGGTTTTTCGATCAATGCAATTTGGTTGTCTCTGAGCACCCTCTAACTGTTGTCCAATATCCAACGACTACAGAAAGGCAAACAACATTTGAAGAAACCACATTCGCTGAAGAAACAACTACTGTTATAGAGACCACAGCAGCTGAAGAAACAACAACTGTTATAGAGACCACAGCAGCTGAAGAAACAACACCTGTTGCAGAAACCACAACATTGGAACAAGTAACAGTCTATGTAACGTCGATAGAAAAACGCACATTAACAGGACTTGATAAAGAG GCGATTACCGACGAAGGGAATTCAAAAGTAATAGGAATGTCGGTAGGCTTTAGTGTCCTCGGATTGACTCTTGTAGCACTAATCATATTTGCAGTCTATACTATGAAATCACGATCCAACAACATAATACCTGTTGTATTATCAAACTATCGCACTCTTAAAAGGGAAGATGACATAAATATGGGGGTCAACGAAATCCTGTCTAAATATCACGACATACATAACGGAGAACAAGTCACACAAGAATTTGAAGTCGCAGATTGTCAAGGAAGTGAAACAAAAGAGAAAATTGATGTGGTCAATACCATTACCACTGATTGCACAAAAGAAGAATCGAAAACGAATGATAACCAAGCCCGTACTGCAGATTCTTCAGATCATAAAGCAGAAAAGGACACTGGCAGGGACGACGAAAAGTTGACATCAAACAAGTCGCTCAACGAAACAATCATTGAAGCAAAATCAGTGTCGGAATCCTTGGCACAGGAACACACAGGCATCCCCAAACAGGACGCCATTCAGGGGTCAGTCAGCAGCATTGGTCAAAAGGAAAGCTCTAACACTAATCTGAATGTTTGTTCGGATTTTTCAATTCTAAATTCAGGTGAAGAACACgatatgaaaaatcagaaatCTCCACCTGAGAATGGCAGCTCATCAAACAATATAAGTGTCCGAACTTCTCAAGTTCTTCAAAACAAAGAGGGGACTGAGGTTATATCCGAAGAACGCAGCAGAGAAGAAACTGATTAA